One segment of Myotis daubentonii chromosome 11, mMyoDau2.1, whole genome shotgun sequence DNA contains the following:
- the LOC132212790 gene encoding U6 snRNA-associated Sm-like protein LSm3 — protein MADDVDQQQTTNTVEEPLDLIRLSLDERIYVKMRNDRELRGRLHAYDQHLNMILGDVEETVTTIEIDEETYEEIYKSTKRNIPMLFVRGDGVVLVAPPLRVG, from the coding sequence ATGGCGGATGACGTGGACCAGCAACAAACTACCAACACTGTAGAAGAGCCCCTGGATCTTATCAGGCTCAGCCTGGATGAGCGAATTTATGTGAAAATGAGAAATGACAGAGAGCTTAGAGGTAGATTACATGCTTATGATCAACATTTAAATATGATATTGGGAGATGTGGAAGAAACTGTGACTACTATAGAAATTGATGAAGAAACATATGAAGAGATATATAAATCAACAAAACGGAATATTCCAATGCTTTTTGTCCGGGGAGATGGTGTTGTCCTAGTTGCCCCTCCATTGAGAGTTGGTTGA